One segment of Streptomyces sp. NBC_01454 DNA contains the following:
- a CDS encoding IS5 family transposase, which produces MTERKPYPSDLSDGQWALIEPVITAWKSRHRSVSGHQGAYAMREIVNAILYQGRTGCQWAYLPNDLPPKSATYYYFAVWRDDGTDRVIHELLRCQVRERARRLEDPTLVVLDTQSVHAAAGVPASTSGRDAAKRVPGRKRGLAVDVLGLVIAVVVLAASAHDNAAGIALLGQVAENTGNTVEKALVDQGFKTAVVAHGTTLGIDVEIVQRNPQDIGFVPQPKRWRVEQTYGILILHRRLVRDYEHRPASSASRVYWAMTHVMARRLTGENTPTWRDPRVIAA; this is translated from the coding sequence GTGACTGAACGTAAGCCGTACCCGAGTGACTTATCGGACGGGCAGTGGGCGCTGATCGAGCCGGTGATCACGGCGTGGAAGAGCCGGCATCGCTCGGTCAGCGGCCACCAGGGCGCCTATGCGATGCGGGAGATCGTGAACGCGATCCTCTACCAGGGCCGGACCGGCTGCCAGTGGGCCTACCTCCCGAACGACCTGCCGCCCAAGAGCGCGACGTACTACTACTTCGCCGTCTGGCGGGACGACGGGACCGACCGGGTCATCCACGAGCTCCTGCGCTGCCAGGTCCGCGAGCGGGCCCGCCGATTAGAGGACCCGACCCTGGTGGTGCTGGACACGCAGAGTGTCCACGCGGCGGCCGGGGTCCCCGCCTCCACGAGCGGCCGCGACGCCGCGAAGCGCGTCCCAGGCCGCAAGCGGGGCCTGGCCGTGGACGTGCTCGGGCTGGTCATCGCGGTAGTCGTCCTCGCCGCGAGCGCGCACGACAACGCCGCCGGCATCGCTCTGCTCGGCCAGGTTGCCGAGAACACCGGCAACACCGTCGAGAAGGCCCTGGTCGACCAGGGCTTCAAGACCGCCGTGGTCGCCCACGGCACCACGCTCGGTATCGACGTGGAGATCGTCCAACGCAACCCTCAGGACATCGGTTTCGTCCCGCAGCCGAAGCGCTGGAGGGTCGAGCAGACCTACGGAATCCTGATACTGCACCGGCGCCTGGTCCGCGACTACGAACACCGCCCGGCCTCCTCGGCCTCCCGCGTCTACTGGGCCATGACCCACGTGATGGCCCGCCGGCTCACCGGAGAGAACACCCCCACCTGGCGCGACCCGCGAGTGATTGCCGCGTGA
- a CDS encoding LLM class flavin-dependent oxidoreductase, with translation MQFGIFTIGDLTTDPTTGRTPTEHERIKSMVAIALKAEEVGLDVFATGEHHNPPFVPSSPTTMLGHIAAQTSRLILSTSTTLITTNDPVKIAEDFAMLQHLADGRVDLMMGRGNTGPVYPWFGQDIRQGIPLAIENYALLHQLWREKVVDWQGRFRIPLQGFTSTPRPLDGIPPFVWHGSIRSPEIAEQAAYYGDGFFANNIFWPKEHFQRLISLYRERYAYYGHGTEEQAIVGLGGHVFIRKNSQDAVREFRPYFDNAPVYGHGPTMEEYMEQTPLTVGSPQEVIDKTLTFRDHYGDYQRQLFAIDHAGLPLKTVLEQLDLLGEDVIPALRKEFASARPSHVPEAPTHASLLAHRTA, from the coding sequence ATGCAGTTCGGCATCTTCACCATCGGCGACCTCACCACCGACCCCACCACCGGCAGGACACCGACCGAACACGAGCGGATCAAGTCGATGGTCGCGATCGCGCTCAAGGCCGAAGAGGTCGGCCTCGACGTCTTCGCGACCGGCGAGCACCACAACCCGCCGTTCGTCCCGTCCTCGCCGACCACCATGCTCGGCCACATCGCCGCGCAGACCAGCCGGCTCATCCTCTCCACCTCGACCACGCTGATCACCACCAACGACCCGGTGAAGATCGCCGAAGACTTCGCGATGCTCCAGCACCTGGCCGACGGGCGGGTGGACCTGATGATGGGCCGCGGCAACACCGGACCGGTCTACCCCTGGTTCGGACAGGACATCCGCCAGGGCATCCCCCTCGCCATCGAGAACTACGCGCTGCTCCACCAGCTGTGGCGCGAGAAGGTCGTCGACTGGCAGGGCCGCTTCCGCATCCCCCTCCAGGGGTTCACCTCGACCCCACGGCCGCTGGACGGCATCCCGCCGTTCGTCTGGCACGGCTCGATCCGCAGCCCCGAGATCGCCGAACAAGCCGCGTACTACGGCGACGGCTTCTTCGCCAACAACATCTTCTGGCCCAAGGAGCACTTCCAGCGCCTGATCAGCCTCTACCGCGAGCGCTACGCCTACTACGGCCACGGCACTGAGGAGCAGGCCATCGTCGGGCTCGGCGGCCATGTCTTCATCCGCAAGAACTCCCAGGACGCCGTACGCGAGTTCCGCCCCTACTTCGACAACGCCCCCGTCTACGGCCACGGCCCGACGATGGAGGAGTACATGGAGCAGACCCCGCTCACCGTCGGCAGCCCACAGGAAGTCATCGACAAGACCCTGACCTTCCGCGACCACTACGGCGACTACCAGCGCCAACTCTTCGCCATCGACCACGCCGGGCTGCCACTGAAGACCGTCCTGGAACAACTCGACCTCCTCGGCGAGGACGTCATACCCGCACTGCGCAAGGAGTTCGCCTCCGCACGCCCCAGTCATGTTCCGGAGGCCCCCACCCACGCCTCCCTGCTCGCCCACCGCACCGCGTAG
- a CDS encoding IS5 family transposase (programmed frameshift), producing MRRHELSDAEWEFVRPLLPASLRGRKRLDDRRILNGIVWKFRTGTAWRDVPERYGPWATLHTRFRRWAADGTFERMLKTAQAQADAVGHVDWLVSVDSTVVRAHQHAAGARKGGLRSPGLGRSRGGLTSKIHLACDAFGRPLAFTVTGGNTNDCTQFTAVMEAIRVPRIGPGRPRVRPAHVLGDKGYSSKAIRTWLRRRGIGHTIPERADQIRNRLRRGSHGGRPPAFDKQLYKRRNVVERCFNRLKQWRGIATRYDKTAESYQAAVTLASLLMWA from the exons ATACGTCGCCATGAACTGTCCGATGCCGAGTGGGAGTTCGTCCGGCCGCTGCTGCCCGCGTCCTTGCGGGGGCGGAAGAGGTTGGACGACCGAAGGATCCTCAACGGGATCGTGTGGAAGTTCCGCACCGGGACGGCCTGGCGGGATGTGCCCGAGCGGTACGGGCCGTGGGCCACGCTACACACCCGCTTCCGCCGGTGGGCGGCGGACGGCACCTTCGAGCGGATGCTCAAGACCGCCCAGGCGCAGGCGGACGCAGTGGGGCATGTCGACTGGCTGGTGTCGGTCGACTCCACCGTCGTCCGCGCTCACCAGCACGCCGCTGGGGCCCGAAAAG GGGGGCTTCGCAGCCCCGGCCTCGGACGCTCCCGAGGCGGCCTGACCAGCAAGATTCATCTCGCCTGCGACGCCTTCGGCCGCCCGCTCGCGTTCACCGTGACGGGCGGCAACACCAACGACTGCACCCAGTTCACCGCCGTGATGGAAGCGATACGGGTGCCCCGTATCGGCCCGGGACGGCCCCGCGTGCGGCCCGCCCATGTGCTGGGCGACAAGGGCTACAGTTCCAAAGCCATCCGCACCTGGCTGCGACGGCGCGGCATCGGCCACACCATCCCCGAGCGGGCCGACCAGATCCGCAACCGGCTCCGGCGCGGCAGCCACGGCGGGCGCCCGCCGGCCTTCGACAAGCAGCTCTACAAGCGTCGCAACGTCGTGGAACGGTGCTTCAACCGCCTGAAGCAGTGGCGAGGCATCGCGACCCGGTACGACAAGACCGCCGAGTCCTACCAAGCAGCCGTCACCCTCGCATCGCTCCTGATGTGGGCGTGA
- a CDS encoding group II intron maturase-specific domain-containing protein: MTGTRDDAERMRAEVAAVLAPMGLRLSVEKTAITHIDEGLDFLGWRLQRHRKRGTQRYYVYLYPSKKALQAVKEKVKTLCRQDTNLPLAVVLHQLNPVLRGWTAYFRHGVSSATFQYLSAFTWRQVFGWLRRKHRRTNWKTMRRCYCVGRWWPADGEVVLFKTAKVRTNRYLYRGTKIPSPWPSGTAREAVV; encoded by the coding sequence GTGACCGGGACCCGTGACGATGCCGAGAGGATGCGTGCCGAGGTGGCGGCGGTCCTCGCGCCGATGGGCTTGCGCCTGTCGGTGGAGAAGACAGCGATCACCCACATCGATGAGGGTCTGGACTTCCTCGGGTGGCGTCTCCAACGTCATCGCAAGCGCGGAACCCAGAGGTACTACGTCTACCTCTACCCCTCCAAGAAGGCCCTCCAGGCCGTCAAGGAGAAGGTCAAGACGTTGTGCAGACAGGACACAAACCTGCCGTTGGCAGTCGTGCTGCACCAGCTCAACCCGGTGCTGCGGGGCTGGACGGCGTACTTCCGGCACGGCGTGTCGTCCGCGACCTTCCAGTACCTGTCGGCCTTCACCTGGCGACAGGTCTTCGGATGGCTGCGGCGCAAACATCGCCGGACCAACTGGAAGACCATGCGCCGTTGTTACTGTGTGGGCCGATGGTGGCCCGCCGATGGCGAGGTGGTCTTGTTCAAGACCGCAAAGGTGCGGACCAACCGCTACCTGTATCGCGGAACCAAGATCCCCTCACCGTGGCCCAGCGGGACCGCGCGCGAAGCGGTTGTCTGA
- a CDS encoding helix-turn-helix domain-containing protein codes for MSLVRRADTAEVVGAGLELAAAGWGCRRIAGRLGRPVTTVRGWLRCWSRRAVRATAVFTAWLVALADDPAAVLPAPAGTAVADAVSAVTGFAFAARARLGKLKVPTWLLVSAACHGRLLAPGWPPA; via the coding sequence TTGTCCCTGGTCAGACGCGCGGACACGGCTGAGGTCGTCGGGGCCGGGCTGGAGCTCGCGGCAGCCGGCTGGGGCTGCCGGCGGATCGCCGGGCGGCTGGGCAGGCCGGTGACGACAGTGCGGGGCTGGCTGCGGTGCTGGTCGCGGCGGGCGGTCCGGGCGACGGCGGTGTTCACCGCGTGGCTGGTCGCGCTGGCGGACGACCCGGCCGCGGTCCTGCCGGCCCCGGCCGGGACGGCGGTCGCTGACGCGGTCAGTGCGGTGACGGGGTTCGCGTTCGCCGCGAGGGCGAGGCTCGGGAAGTTGAAGGTGCCTACCTGGTTGCTGGTGTCGGCGGCCTGCCACGGCCGCCTGCTGGCGCCGGGCTGGCCTCCGGCCTGA